One stretch of Pseudomonadota bacterium DNA includes these proteins:
- a CDS encoding amidohydrolase family protein has protein sequence MSLGLAQADSLHRYQAFVGATLIDGTGGASRPDTTVLIENEHISAVGNRSELAIPKDARVFDVGGKWIVPGLIDAHVHFFQSGGLYTRPDVIDLRAVRPYAEEIAGIRERLPATLAHYLASGVTSVVDMGGPNWTFEVRELARRRMQAPRVAMAGPLISTTLPSALKSGDPPIAQVKSPEEARSAVRRQIYRRPDLIKIWFIPAWGLPLFMQIDWVAAAIEESHAQGLRIAVHATELEVARAAVEAGADILVHSVRDRRVDGHFIQLLKKRAVLYVTTLALNEGYREVLQEKVELTEFERRVGDPEVLATLDDLEALPPWKRWSQWLTHWPGPEYMFWNLKRLHANGIHIAAGSDAGNIGTLHGVRLHRELELMAEAGLPPAEILTAATLGGARVMGRAAELGTLEPGKLADLLVLEADPLADIRNLRRIHSVVKGGRVFDPEAILDKR, from the coding sequence ATGTCGCTCGGGCTCGCGCAGGCCGACTCCCTGCACCGCTACCAGGCGTTCGTAGGAGCGACCCTCATCGATGGGACAGGTGGAGCCTCTCGTCCCGATACTACGGTGTTGATCGAAAACGAACATATCAGCGCGGTCGGGAACAGGTCAGAGCTCGCAATACCGAAAGACGCAAGAGTCTTCGATGTCGGTGGGAAGTGGATTGTGCCCGGATTGATCGACGCCCATGTCCATTTCTTCCAGTCGGGAGGTCTCTACACGCGACCCGATGTGATCGATCTCCGCGCGGTCCGGCCGTATGCAGAGGAGATCGCTGGGATCCGCGAGCGACTTCCCGCCACCTTGGCGCACTACCTCGCAAGCGGCGTGACCTCGGTGGTGGACATGGGCGGACCGAATTGGACCTTTGAGGTGCGAGAGCTAGCGCGCCGGCGTATGCAGGCCCCGCGGGTCGCGATGGCCGGGCCGCTGATTTCGACCACCCTGCCCTCAGCGCTGAAGAGCGGCGACCCACCGATCGCTCAGGTCAAATCGCCGGAGGAAGCACGCTCTGCCGTGCGGCGTCAGATCTATCGGCGGCCCGATCTCATTAAGATTTGGTTTATCCCCGCTTGGGGCTTACCGCTCTTCATGCAGATCGACTGGGTCGCGGCAGCCATCGAAGAAAGCCACGCCCAAGGCCTGCGGATCGCGGTGCATGCCACAGAGCTTGAAGTGGCGCGCGCGGCGGTCGAAGCGGGGGCGGATATTCTGGTCCACAGCGTTCGAGACCGGCGCGTCGATGGCCACTTCATCCAACTCTTAAAAAAGCGCGCTGTGCTTTACGTAACCACCCTGGCGCTGAACGAAGGATATCGAGAAGTATTGCAAGAAAAGGTCGAACTTACGGAATTCGAGCGGCGGGTCGGAGATCCCGAAGTGCTGGCGACACTCGACGATCTGGAAGCTCTGCCTCCATGGAAACGCTGGTCGCAGTGGCTCACGCATTGGCCCGGTCCGGAGTACATGTTTTGGAACCTAAAACGCCTGCACGCAAACGGGATCCACATCGCGGCGGGCAGCGATGCGGGCAATATCGGCACCTTGCACGGTGTGCGTTTACATCGGGAACTGGAGCTCATGGCCGAGGCCGGTCTCCCCCCGGCTGAGATCCTTACGGCTGCCACCCTCGGAGGGGCTCGCGTCATGGGGCGTGCCGCGGAGCTCGGCACCCTAGAACCCGGTAAGCTCGCAGATCTATTAGTCCTCGAGGCTGACCCGCTTGCCGATATCCGTAACCTCCGACGCATCCATTCCGTGGTCAAAGGCGGCCGGGTTTTTGACCCCGAAGCGATCCTCGATAAGCGCTGA
- a CDS encoding metal-dependent hydrolase produces the protein MLFPEDGISWKLVLLGAICAVIPDLDVIGFTFGVRYGAVWGHRGLTHSIVFAGLLAAVTTAFWVQGVPGLHFSVFLFLFLSTLSHPILDACTDGGLGVAFFAPFRVKRYFFPKRPIAVPPIGIAAFFSARGWQVMKSEFRWIWLPAMVLIALGHVLKAGPSGL, from the coding sequence GTGCTCTTCCCCGAGGACGGCATTTCTTGGAAACTGGTGCTCCTCGGAGCAATATGCGCGGTGATCCCGGACCTTGACGTCATAGGCTTTACGTTCGGGGTCCGCTACGGCGCCGTGTGGGGCCATCGGGGGCTTACGCACTCGATTGTGTTTGCCGGCCTCCTCGCTGCCGTAACCACGGCGTTCTGGGTCCAAGGTGTGCCAGGCCTCCACTTTTCTGTATTCCTATTCCTTTTCTTGTCCACGTTGTCGCATCCGATCCTCGATGCCTGCACCGACGGTGGGCTCGGGGTGGCATTCTTCGCGCCCTTCCGAGTCAAGCGTTACTTCTTTCCCAAACGCCCGATCGCCGTCCCGCCGATCGGGATCGCGGCATTTTTTTCGGCGAGGGGCTGGCAGGTCATGAAGAGCGAGTTTCGCTGGATCTGGCTGCCGGCTATGGTCCTGATTGCACTCGGGCACGTGCTTAAGGCGGGACCTTCGGGTCTATGA